Proteins from one Mycobacterium adipatum genomic window:
- a CDS encoding DUF1214 domain-containing protein, whose amino-acid sequence MPIHVDTDNFVRAETHRMFRDNQAVAGGIGRFVHNREPASIDAQTVIRLNRDTLYSFAVVDLVEPVRLTLPEAGGRYLSAMIVNEDHYINRVLHEPGEHVLTADDYGSRYAFIGIRILVDPNDPGDVAAVAVLQDAIMLTGGGHDDFVMPDYDLAGMDATREALLRLAAGLRNFDRTFGTREEVDPVRHLIGCAAGWGGLPTSEAAYVGVEPNVEVGDYQMSFRDIPVDAFWSVSVYNSLGFFEPNPHGLYSVNSVTAERDEDGSVTVRFVPSIDGDVPPNAIVTPDGWNYLIRLYRPRPEILDGTWAPPTLTARSPR is encoded by the coding sequence CAATTTCGTCCGAGCCGAGACCCACCGGATGTTTCGCGACAACCAGGCCGTGGCAGGTGGGATCGGCCGATTCGTGCACAACCGGGAACCGGCGAGTATCGACGCGCAGACCGTCATCCGACTCAACCGCGATACCCTCTACAGCTTCGCGGTGGTCGACCTGGTCGAACCGGTCCGACTGACCCTGCCGGAGGCCGGCGGTCGGTATCTGTCGGCGATGATCGTCAACGAGGACCACTACATCAACCGGGTGCTGCACGAACCCGGCGAGCATGTGCTCACCGCCGACGACTACGGATCGCGGTACGCATTCATCGGGATCCGGATTCTGGTGGATCCCAATGATCCTGGCGATGTGGCGGCGGTGGCGGTGCTGCAGGACGCGATCATGCTCACCGGTGGTGGCCATGACGATTTTGTGATGCCCGATTACGATCTTGCCGGCATGGACGCGACCCGCGAGGCGTTGCTGCGGCTCGCGGCGGGACTGCGCAACTTCGACCGGACCTTCGGGACACGTGAGGAGGTCGATCCGGTGCGTCATCTCATCGGGTGCGCAGCCGGTTGGGGTGGGCTGCCGACGTCCGAGGCGGCCTATGTCGGTGTCGAACCGAACGTCGAGGTCGGGGACTACCAGATGTCCTTCCGCGATATCCCCGTCGATGCGTTCTGGTCGGTGTCGGTGTACAACAGCCTGGGGTTTTTCGAGCCGAATCCGCACGGCCTGTACTCGGTCAACAGCGTGACCGCGGAGCGCGATGAGGACGGCTCGGTCACTGTGCGATTCGTGCCGTCGATCGACGGTGACGTGCCGCCGAATGCCATTGTGACGCCCGACGGTTGGAACTACCTCATCAGGCTGTACCGGCCTCGACCGGAAATTCTCGACGGCACCTGGGCGCCGCCTACGCTGACGGCGCGGAGTCCACGGTAA
- a CDS encoding guanylate cyclase → MNANTVSLSRALEETRTGDIWLFRGGSGPDRAIQALTNAPVNHVGMTVAIDDLPPLIWHAELGQKLLDLWTGTHHRGVQLNDAREVVERWVHEYGQKAWLRQLTPPATREQEDQMLKVVARMNGTAFPSTARLTGRWLRGRLPIVSDFTRGLPIIHRKVRESAERDKRRRRSEGLETAYCAETVAITYEEMGLLSTEKRENYFDPGKFWSGDSLPLAPGCSLTDEIAVTVDSAPSA, encoded by the coding sequence GTGAACGCGAACACGGTGTCCCTGTCACGGGCGCTCGAGGAAACCAGGACCGGCGATATCTGGTTGTTCCGTGGTGGATCGGGGCCCGACCGGGCGATCCAGGCGCTGACGAACGCACCGGTCAACCATGTCGGGATGACGGTCGCGATCGATGACCTGCCACCGCTGATCTGGCACGCCGAACTCGGCCAGAAGTTGCTCGACCTGTGGACCGGCACCCACCACCGCGGGGTGCAGCTCAACGATGCCCGCGAGGTGGTGGAGCGCTGGGTGCACGAGTACGGGCAGAAGGCCTGGCTGCGGCAGCTCACCCCGCCGGCCACCCGCGAGCAGGAGGACCAGATGCTCAAGGTGGTGGCCCGGATGAACGGCACCGCGTTCCCGTCGACGGCCCGGCTGACGGGGCGCTGGCTGCGCGGACGGCTGCCGATCGTCAGCGATTTCACCCGTGGGCTGCCGATCATCCACCGCAAGGTCCGCGAATCGGCCGAGCGGGACAAGCGGCGCCGGCGCTCCGAGGGCCTGGAGACCGCGTACTGCGCCGAGACCGTGGCCATCACCTACGAGGAGATGGGGCTGCTGAGCACCGAGAAGCGGGAGAACTATTTCGACCCTGGCAAGTTCTGGAGCGGCGACAGCCTGCCCCTGGCGCCGGGATGCTCGTTGACCGACGAGATCGCCGTTACCGTGGACTCCGCGCCGTCAGCGTAG
- a CDS encoding aminotransferase, whose translation MSTVAGFNFLVQPALPAAQITESQAAELLADRYGSRGEVTSLGSQQDCNFLVSEQGNPVAVLKIANPAFTETELAAQDAAAELIARTHPDMRVATPLPTRDGEAPQGVRLLPFLAGGTLTERGYLTPPTVAAMGDLAGRVSRALDGFSHPGLDRILQWDLRYGEQVVTRLIAHAPRRREEILAATRQAWSLIAPHADALPRQAVHLDLTDANVVSGPSGLPDGIIDFGDLSDSWAVSELAVTLSSVLGHPGNGPTSILPGVKAFHAVRPLQPAEAKVLWPLLVLRTAVLIVSGAQQGELDPDNAYITDQSDDEWRMFDQATSVPMEVMSALITAELGLSAPAPQVQIENRLISSLDPETVVTLDLSDTLDNEDELAAAAVHDGSELVLTRFGRPRLNRAPLLSQTAPANVETGIGLWPRATTRVLAPWDGEVADRSDDRLTLRGLDFELTLRGVESSAAPGHVRAGEHLGVIGAGRWAGLSVRPAGAVVAPEFTSADLAPGWLALSCDPRAVLGLDALPRDDGRDLLARRDESFAKVQERYYRHPPRIERGHRHYLMSTAGRVYLDMVNNVTVLGHAHPRVADAASAQLRRLNTNSRFNYSAVVEFSERIAATLPDPLDTVFLVNSGSEASDLAIRLATAATGRRDVIAVREAYHGWTYATDAVSTSTADNPNALATRPDWVHTVESPNSFRGKYRGDDAHRYATDAVAQIEAMTAQGRPPAAFICEPVYGNAGGMALPDGYLHQVYAAVRAAGGVAIADEVQVGYGRLGHWFWGFPQQQVVPDIVSVAKATGNGYPLGAVITTRAIADAFRSQGYFFSSTGGSPLSCAIGLTVLDVLRDEGLQDNALHVGEHLKSRLLALRDKHPIVGTVHGMGLYLGVEMIRDPATLEPAGAETMAICERMLELGVIIQPTGEHQNILKTKPPLCIDLAGADFYADTLDRVLTEGW comes from the coding sequence ATGAGCACCGTGGCGGGGTTCAATTTTCTCGTGCAGCCCGCGCTGCCGGCGGCCCAGATCACCGAGAGCCAGGCCGCCGAACTGCTGGCCGACCGGTACGGCTCCCGCGGCGAGGTGACATCGCTTGGCAGCCAGCAGGACTGCAACTTCCTGGTGTCCGAGCAGGGGAACCCGGTCGCGGTGCTCAAGATCGCCAACCCGGCGTTCACCGAGACCGAACTCGCCGCCCAGGACGCCGCGGCCGAGCTGATCGCCCGCACCCATCCCGACATGCGGGTGGCCACCCCGTTGCCCACGCGCGACGGTGAAGCACCCCAGGGTGTCCGGCTGCTGCCGTTCCTGGCCGGCGGAACCCTCACCGAGCGCGGCTATCTCACCCCGCCGACCGTCGCCGCCATGGGTGATCTCGCCGGCCGGGTCAGCCGGGCCCTGGACGGCTTCAGCCATCCCGGCCTGGACCGCATCCTGCAATGGGACCTGCGTTACGGCGAGCAGGTCGTCACCCGGCTCATCGCGCACGCGCCGCGCCGGCGCGAGGAGATCCTGGCCGCCACCCGGCAGGCGTGGTCGCTGATCGCGCCGCACGCCGATGCGCTACCGCGCCAGGCGGTACACCTGGATCTGACGGACGCCAACGTGGTGTCCGGCCCGTCGGGTCTGCCGGACGGCATCATCGACTTCGGTGACCTGTCCGACAGTTGGGCGGTGTCCGAACTGGCCGTGACGCTGTCTTCGGTGCTCGGCCACCCCGGCAACGGACCCACCTCGATCCTGCCCGGTGTCAAGGCATTCCATGCGGTGCGTCCGCTGCAACCCGCCGAGGCGAAGGTGTTGTGGCCGCTGCTCGTGCTGCGCACTGCGGTGCTCATCGTCAGCGGCGCCCAGCAGGGTGAACTCGACCCCGACAACGCCTACATCACCGACCAGTCCGATGACGAGTGGCGGATGTTCGACCAGGCCACCTCCGTACCGATGGAGGTGATGTCGGCGTTGATCACCGCCGAACTGGGCTTGTCAGCCCCTGCGCCGCAGGTGCAGATCGAGAATCGGTTGATCTCCAGCCTGGATCCGGAAACCGTTGTGACGCTGGATCTCTCGGATACCCTCGACAATGAGGACGAACTCGCCGCGGCGGCCGTCCACGACGGGTCCGAGCTGGTGCTCACCCGATTCGGGCGGCCGCGACTCAACCGCGCTCCCCTGTTGTCCCAGACCGCCCCGGCCAACGTCGAGACCGGTATAGGGCTGTGGCCGCGCGCCACGACGCGGGTGCTGGCCCCGTGGGACGGGGAGGTGGCCGACCGGTCGGATGATCGGCTCACGCTGCGCGGGCTGGACTTCGAACTGACGCTGCGCGGGGTGGAGTCCAGCGCCGCCCCCGGCCATGTGCGCGCCGGTGAACACCTCGGCGTGATCGGCGCCGGCCGCTGGGCCGGGTTGTCGGTCCGCCCGGCCGGCGCCGTCGTAGCGCCGGAGTTCACCTCGGCCGACCTCGCCCCGGGGTGGCTGGCGCTCTCCTGCGATCCGCGAGCGGTGCTCGGTCTGGACGCGCTCCCCCGCGATGACGGGCGAGATCTGCTGGCCCGCCGCGATGAGAGCTTCGCGAAGGTGCAGGAACGCTATTACCGCCATCCCCCGCGGATCGAGCGCGGGCACCGGCACTACCTGATGTCCACGGCGGGCCGGGTCTACCTCGACATGGTCAACAACGTCACCGTGCTCGGACACGCCCACCCTCGGGTGGCGGATGCCGCCTCGGCGCAGCTTCGCCGGCTCAACACCAACTCACGGTTCAACTACTCGGCGGTGGTGGAGTTCAGCGAGCGGATCGCCGCGACCCTGCCGGACCCGCTGGACACCGTGTTCCTGGTCAATTCCGGCTCGGAGGCAAGCGATCTCGCGATCCGGCTGGCCACCGCGGCGACCGGGCGCCGCGATGTGATCGCCGTGCGCGAGGCCTACCACGGTTGGACCTACGCCACCGATGCGGTGTCCACGTCGACGGCGGACAACCCGAACGCGCTGGCCACCCGACCGGACTGGGTACACACCGTGGAGTCGCCCAACAGCTTCCGCGGCAAGTACCGCGGTGACGATGCGCACCGCTACGCCACCGACGCCGTCGCCCAGATCGAGGCGATGACCGCGCAGGGGCGTCCACCGGCGGCGTTCATCTGTGAACCGGTGTACGGCAACGCCGGTGGCATGGCGCTGCCCGACGGCTACCTGCACCAGGTGTACGCCGCGGTGCGCGCCGCCGGCGGGGTGGCGATCGCCGACGAGGTCCAGGTGGGTTACGGACGGCTGGGCCACTGGTTTTGGGGCTTTCCGCAGCAACAGGTGGTGCCCGATATCGTCTCGGTGGCCAAGGCCACCGGCAACGGCTATCCACTCGGCGCGGTGATCACCACCCGCGCGATCGCCGACGCGTTCCGCTCGCAGGGTTACTTCTTCTCCTCCACCGGCGGCAGCCCGCTGTCCTGTGCGATCGGGCTGACCGTGCTGGATGTGCTGCGTGACGAGGGCCTGCAGGACAACGCGTTACACGTCGGTGAGCACCTGAAGTCGCGGTTACTGGCCCTTCGTGACAAGCATCCGATCGTGGGCACCGTGCACGGGATGGGGCTGTATCTGGGTGTCGAGATGATCCGAGACCCGGCGACCCTGGAACCCGCCGGCGCGGAGACCATGGCGATCTGCGAACGCATGCTGGAACTCGGCGTGATCATCCAGCCGACCGGAGAGCACCAGAACATCCTGAAGACCAAGCCGCCGTTGTGCATCGACCTCGCGGGCGCGGACTTCTACGCCGACACCCTGGACCGGGTGCTCACCGAGGGGTGGTAG
- a CDS encoding alpha/beta fold hydrolase, giving the protein MANSAPQTVTFRGVDDLALVADEWNRDTVTEASGPTVLMLHGGGQNRHSWKNTGQILADRGMHVVALDSRGHGDSDRSPTASYDVETLAEDILQVLYQIGRPVALVGASMGGLTGIQAAHEAGPDLVTKLILVDVVPRFEKDGSARIRDFMFNHIHGFDSLEQAADAIAAYLPHRTKPRSTEGLKKNLRLRDGRWYWHWDPAFLTKPSDDPFARVDKLEAAATNLSIPILLIRGKLSDVVSEEGVRDFLDKVPAAEFVELSEAGHTAAGDDNDAFTDVVVRFVGK; this is encoded by the coding sequence ATGGCAAACAGCGCACCCCAGACGGTGACGTTCCGCGGCGTCGACGACCTGGCGTTGGTGGCCGACGAGTGGAACCGCGACACCGTGACCGAGGCGTCGGGACCCACCGTGCTGATGTTGCACGGCGGCGGCCAGAACCGGCATTCCTGGAAGAACACCGGACAGATCCTGGCCGACCGTGGGATGCATGTCGTCGCCCTGGACAGTCGCGGCCACGGCGACAGCGACCGCTCCCCGACGGCCAGCTATGACGTCGAGACGCTCGCCGAGGACATCCTGCAGGTGCTCTACCAGATCGGCAGGCCGGTGGCCCTGGTCGGCGCCAGCATGGGTGGGCTGACCGGCATCCAGGCCGCCCACGAGGCCGGCCCGGACCTGGTGACCAAGCTGATCCTGGTCGATGTGGTGCCGCGCTTCGAGAAGGACGGCAGCGCCCGGATCCGGGATTTCATGTTCAACCACATCCACGGCTTCGACTCCCTGGAACAGGCCGCCGATGCCATCGCTGCGTATCTCCCGCACCGCACCAAACCCCGCAGCACCGAAGGCCTGAAGAAGAATCTGCGGCTACGCGACGGTCGCTGGTACTGGCACTGGGATCCGGCGTTTCTCACCAAACCCAGCGATGATCCGTTCGCCCGGGTGGACAAGCTGGAGGCGGCCGCCACCAACCTGTCGATACCGATCCTGTTGATCCGCGGAAAGTTGTCCGACGTGGTCTCCGAGGAGGGCGTGCGGGACTTCCTCGACAAGGTCCCCGCGGCCGAGTTCGTCGAGCTGTCCGAGGCCGGCCACACCGCCGCCGGGGATGACAACGACGCGTTCACCGATGTCGTCGTCAGGTTCGTCGGGAAATGA
- a CDS encoding TetR/AcrR family transcriptional regulator, whose protein sequence is MPSVPSAGSNDEERDRIVEATFDCLSEPHEGPVHVSAILARAEVSSRAFYRHFESKDELFLAMLEQVTERLAVVLDEIAGAPAPDPLNQLRAWLDQMFALATETDLHRNLAVLDCDEMRSAKGYREARTRSRARRERSLATILRSGHADGSFPLAEPESDAIAIAALVSRELTSARIFDPAEIALSRARVERFTLRALGVAGKV, encoded by the coding sequence GTGCCGTCAGTGCCGTCCGCAGGGTCCAACGACGAGGAACGTGACCGCATCGTCGAGGCCACCTTCGATTGCCTGTCCGAACCGCACGAGGGCCCGGTGCACGTCTCGGCCATCCTGGCGCGTGCGGAGGTCTCCAGCCGGGCGTTCTACCGGCACTTCGAGTCCAAGGACGAGCTGTTCCTGGCGATGCTCGAGCAGGTGACCGAGCGGCTGGCCGTGGTGCTCGACGAGATCGCCGGCGCACCGGCCCCGGATCCGCTGAATCAGCTGCGGGCCTGGCTTGATCAGATGTTCGCGCTGGCAACCGAGACCGACCTGCACCGCAACCTGGCCGTGCTGGACTGCGACGAGATGCGGTCGGCCAAGGGATACCGGGAGGCGCGCACACGGTCGCGGGCGCGCCGCGAGCGCTCGCTGGCAACCATTCTGCGATCCGGGCATGCCGACGGTTCGTTTCCGCTGGCCGAGCCGGAATCGGATGCCATCGCCATCGCGGCCCTGGTGAGCCGGGAGCTGACCTCGGCAAGGATTTTCGATCCCGCGGAGATTGCGCTGTCGCGCGCCCGGGTGGAGCGGTTCACGCTGCGTGCGCTGGGTGTCGCCGGCAAAGTGTGA
- a CDS encoding MlaE family ABC transporter permease: MAVQDAIPSVVTRPVRAFGGFFSMTLDVFILMFRPPFAWREYILQSWFVARVSLLPTLMLTIPYTVLLTFTFNILLTEFGAADFSGTGAALGTVTQIGPIVTVLVIAGAGATAMCADLGARTIREELDALRVMGVNPIQALVIPRVLAATTVSLALSATVVLVGLTGAYLFCVYVQHVSPGAFVAGLTLITGPADVMVALVKAALFGLTAGLIACYKGISVGGGPAGVGNAVNETVVFTFMALFAINVVATAVGVRATM, encoded by the coding sequence ATGGCTGTGCAAGATGCCATTCCCAGTGTCGTGACGCGGCCGGTGCGCGCTTTCGGCGGGTTCTTCTCGATGACGCTGGACGTCTTCATCCTGATGTTCCGGCCGCCCTTCGCGTGGCGCGAGTACATCCTGCAGTCGTGGTTTGTGGCACGGGTGTCGTTGCTGCCCACGCTGATGCTGACCATCCCCTACACCGTGCTGTTGACCTTCACCTTCAACATCCTGCTGACCGAGTTCGGCGCCGCGGACTTCTCTGGGACCGGCGCCGCGTTGGGCACCGTCACCCAGATCGGGCCGATCGTCACCGTTTTGGTGATCGCCGGTGCGGGCGCCACCGCGATGTGCGCCGACCTGGGCGCCCGGACGATCCGCGAGGAACTCGACGCCCTGCGGGTGATGGGCGTGAATCCGATTCAGGCATTGGTCATCCCGCGGGTGCTCGCGGCCACGACGGTATCGCTGGCGCTGTCGGCCACCGTGGTGCTGGTCGGACTCACCGGCGCCTACCTGTTCTGCGTGTATGTCCAGCACGTCTCACCGGGCGCGTTCGTCGCCGGCCTGACGCTGATCACCGGACCGGCCGATGTGATGGTCGCGTTGGTCAAGGCCGCGCTGTTCGGCCTGACCGCCGGCCTGATCGCCTGCTACAAGGGGATCTCGGTGGGCGGCGGACCGGCCGGCGTGGGTAACGCCGTCAACGAGACCGTGGTGTTCACCTTCATGGCGCTGTTCGCGATCAACGTGGTCGCGACCGCCGTCGGCGTGCGGGCGACGATGTGA
- a CDS encoding ABC transporter permease: MGYRLKRGVGNVVDGWNQVGVQTQFFGRTLISIGDVFVRYPKELIRLIAQMGLGTGALAIIGGTVAIVGFLTVSTGALVAVQGYNQFSEIGVEALTGFASAFFNVRLIAPATTAIALSATIGAGATAQLGAMRINEEIDALEVIGIRSIAYLASSRVIAGVIVVIPLYCVGVLMSFYAAKIGTTVIYGQSSGVYDHYFDTFLNPIDLIWSFVQSIAMAIVIMLVHTYYGFTASGGPAGVGEAVGRAVRTSLVISAFVVVMISLAVYGQSGNFNLAG, translated from the coding sequence ATGGGGTACCGCTTGAAGCGCGGCGTCGGCAACGTCGTCGACGGCTGGAACCAGGTCGGTGTGCAGACTCAGTTCTTCGGGCGCACGCTCATCTCGATCGGTGACGTGTTCGTCCGGTACCCCAAGGAACTGATCCGGCTGATCGCCCAGATGGGCCTGGGCACCGGCGCTTTGGCCATCATCGGCGGCACCGTCGCCATCGTCGGCTTCCTGACCGTCAGTACCGGCGCGCTGGTGGCGGTGCAGGGTTACAACCAGTTCTCCGAGATCGGCGTAGAAGCGCTGACCGGTTTCGCCTCGGCGTTCTTCAACGTGCGTCTGATCGCACCGGCCACCACCGCGATCGCCTTGTCGGCGACCATCGGCGCCGGGGCCACCGCGCAACTGGGCGCCATGCGCATCAATGAGGAGATCGACGCCCTGGAGGTCATCGGTATCCGCAGCATCGCCTACCTGGCGTCCAGTCGCGTCATTGCCGGTGTCATCGTGGTCATTCCGCTCTACTGTGTGGGCGTGCTGATGTCGTTCTACGCGGCCAAGATCGGCACCACCGTCATCTACGGGCAGTCCAGCGGTGTCTACGACCACTACTTCGACACGTTCCTCAACCCGATCGACCTCATCTGGTCGTTCGTCCAGTCCATCGCGATGGCGATCGTCATCATGTTGGTGCACACCTATTACGGCTTCACCGCCAGCGGGGGACCCGCCGGGGTGGGCGAGGCCGTCGGCCGCGCGGTGCGCACCTCGCTGGTGATCTCCGCGTTCGTCGTGGTGATGATCTCCCTGGCGGTGTACGGGCAGTCCGGCAACTTCAATCTGGCCGGTTGA
- a CDS encoding MCE family protein, which produces MAETRRTGIAPGWWTLLLVVFVVAAVWLSFALFTGSLRKTVPVTLTADRSGLVMETNAKVKMRGVQVGRVVAISGGDSEAASPVKLRLDIDPDQIRFIPANVEARIRATTIFGAKFVDLVYPESPSAERLKSGQVLESLNVTTEVNTVFENLVGVLEQVDTAKLNATLSALAEGVRGRGEVIGQATTDANQVLLALNPRAETIRADWQALKGFSDAYSDAAQGILATLDAASTTATTVSANSRQLDALLLATTGLSNKGIELLAPNNPNLIKAINTLAPTTDLLLKYSPSYTCLLTGAKYLLDHGGYDATGGNGKSFILDTSLMLGDDPYRYPQNLPIVGAKGGPGGKPGCGSLPSVDDNWPVRQLITNTGFGTGVDWRPNPGIAFPTYGNWLPVTRAVPEPPSIRNTWGGPAIGPIPYPGAPAYGAQLYAPDGTPLWPGLPPAPPPGAPRDPGPTPGSEPFVVTAPGVQPTPLPPQPLPVPAAPGP; this is translated from the coding sequence ATGGCCGAGACACGACGCACAGGAATTGCACCGGGCTGGTGGACGCTGCTGTTGGTGGTGTTTGTGGTGGCCGCCGTCTGGCTGTCGTTCGCGTTGTTCACCGGTTCGCTGCGCAAGACCGTTCCGGTGACGCTGACCGCGGACCGATCCGGGCTGGTGATGGAGACCAACGCCAAGGTCAAGATGCGCGGCGTGCAGGTCGGCAGGGTCGTCGCGATCAGCGGCGGTGACTCCGAGGCCGCGTCGCCGGTCAAGTTGCGCCTCGACATCGACCCCGACCAGATCCGTTTCATCCCGGCCAATGTCGAGGCCCGCATCCGGGCCACCACGATCTTCGGTGCCAAGTTCGTCGACCTCGTCTACCCGGAGAGCCCGAGCGCCGAGCGGCTGAAGTCCGGCCAGGTGCTCGAATCGCTCAACGTCACCACCGAGGTCAACACCGTCTTCGAGAATCTCGTGGGCGTGCTCGAACAGGTCGACACCGCCAAGCTGAACGCCACGCTGTCCGCGCTCGCCGAAGGCGTCCGCGGCCGCGGGGAGGTGATCGGGCAGGCCACCACCGACGCCAACCAGGTTCTGCTGGCGCTCAATCCGCGGGCCGAGACGATCCGTGCCGACTGGCAGGCCCTGAAGGGCTTCAGCGACGCCTACAGCGACGCCGCCCAGGGCATCCTGGCCACCTTGGACGCCGCCAGCACCACCGCGACCACGGTGAGCGCGAACTCCCGGCAGCTCGATGCGCTGCTCCTTGCGACAACCGGGTTGTCCAACAAGGGAATCGAGTTGCTGGCCCCGAACAACCCCAACCTGATCAAGGCCATCAACACGCTGGCGCCGACCACCGACCTGCTGCTGAAGTACAGCCCGTCCTACACCTGCCTGCTCACCGGCGCCAAATACCTGCTGGATCACGGTGGCTACGACGCCACCGGCGGCAACGGCAAGTCCTTCATCCTGGACACCAGCCTGATGCTCGGCGATGACCCGTACCGCTACCCGCAGAACCTGCCGATCGTCGGGGCCAAGGGCGGACCGGGCGGAAAGCCGGGTTGCGGCTCGCTGCCGAGCGTCGACGACAACTGGCCGGTGCGCCAGCTGATCACCAACACCGGTTTCGGTACCGGCGTGGACTGGCGACCCAACCCGGGTATCGCGTTCCCGACCTACGGCAACTGGCTGCCGGTCACCCGGGCCGTCCCCGAGCCGCCGAGCATCCGCAACACCTGGGGCGGACCGGCAATCGGGCCTATCCCGTACCCGGGTGCCCCGGCCTACGGCGCCCAGCTCTACGCCCCGGACGGCACGCCACTGTGGCCCGGTCTACCGCCGGCGCCGCCGCCGGGCGCACCGCGCGATCCCGGTCCGACCCCCGGTTCGGAGCCGTTCGTGGTGACCGCGCCCGGCGTCCAGCCGACACCGCTGCCACCGCAGCCGTTGCCGGTACCCGCCGCACCGGGCCCGTGA
- a CDS encoding virulence factor Mce family protein, with translation MKDNLGAAIWRLTIFLAVCLLGVFGLFAIFSQLRFGETEKGYRAEFSNVGGMEPGDFVRIAGVEVGKVGDMKIRDDGTVLVDFTADESVMLTQGTRAVIRYDDLIGGRYLGLLEGAGDTARLQPGATIPLSRTAPPLDLDALIGGFRPLFKALEPDQVNALSGQLISALQGQGATIGSFLSQTAALTNTLADRDQLIGEVIVNLNTVMGSLGDQNEQFAKAVDGLSELIEGLAERRTDIASGVAYVSEAAGSIADLLEQARPPLAKTVQETDRAAGIVVADHEYFDNLINTLPDAYQALARQGIYGDFFSFYLCDIVLKLNGKGGQPVYVKAAGQNSGRCTPR, from the coding sequence ATGAAAGACAATCTGGGGGCCGCCATCTGGCGGCTCACCATCTTCCTGGCAGTGTGCCTGCTGGGTGTCTTCGGGCTGTTCGCGATCTTCTCCCAGCTGCGCTTCGGGGAGACGGAGAAGGGTTACCGCGCCGAGTTCTCGAATGTGGGTGGCATGGAGCCCGGCGATTTCGTGCGGATCGCCGGTGTCGAGGTCGGCAAGGTCGGCGACATGAAGATCCGCGATGACGGCACCGTGCTCGTCGACTTCACCGCCGACGAATCCGTCATGCTGACCCAAGGCACCCGCGCGGTGATCCGCTACGACGATCTCATCGGCGGGCGCTACCTCGGCCTGCTGGAGGGTGCCGGGGACACCGCGCGGCTGCAGCCCGGAGCGACGATCCCGTTGTCCCGCACGGCACCTCCGCTGGATCTGGACGCACTGATCGGTGGCTTCCGCCCGCTGTTCAAGGCGCTGGAACCCGACCAGGTCAACGCGCTGTCCGGCCAGCTGATCAGCGCACTGCAAGGGCAGGGCGCCACCATCGGGTCCTTCCTCAGCCAGACCGCGGCGCTGACCAACACCCTGGCCGATCGTGACCAGCTGATCGGTGAGGTCATCGTGAACCTGAACACGGTGATGGGTTCGCTCGGCGACCAGAACGAACAGTTCGCCAAGGCGGTGGACGGCCTGTCCGAATTGATCGAGGGACTGGCCGAGCGTCGCACCGATATCGCCAGTGGGGTGGCCTATGTCAGCGAAGCGGCGGGCAGCATCGCCGATCTGCTGGAGCAGGCCAGGCCGCCGCTGGCCAAGACCGTCCAGGAGACCGACCGTGCCGCCGGCATCGTCGTCGCCGATCACGAGTACTTCGACAACCTGATCAACACCCTTCCCGATGCGTATCAGGCATTGGCGCGGCAAGGCATCTACGGTGACTTCTTCAGCTTCTACCTCTGCGATATCGTCCTCAAGCTCAACGGTAAGGGCGGTCAGCCGGTGTATGTGAAGGCCGCCGGACAGAACAGCGGGAGGTGCACCCCGCGATGA